The Corythoichthys intestinalis isolate RoL2023-P3 chromosome 1, ASM3026506v1, whole genome shotgun sequence genome has a segment encoding these proteins:
- the LOC130916170 gene encoding gastrula zinc finger protein XlCGF57.1-like isoform X1, with protein sequence MFPSPHQMSFFKAFSSYVTIKQLHPEKHEPLHIEEEEEEMPYMKQEAEPETPYIKEEEEEDEISKSPMTVRVKSEEDKGPSEESGAAKLSRVSPFQHPTTKGERRSTPISLLAPPSDSDNVMSHSSDFHTDEEVNDLDRNASKFLNKPSLKKDIEVVGKHFTCCFCSKTYSGKRYLKRHMLTHTGEKPFGCTFCGKRFTDEVYLNEHTRTHTGEKTYACSLCDKRFVDKTTFNKHAKTHTSEKPFVCTSCGKRFTLKKGLNQHIRTHSGEQPFICTNCGKRFADKGGLSKHTMTHTGEKPFVCTFCGKRFTAKGNLKKHTLTHTGEKPFPCSVCHKRFSRKELLKYHTITHTGEKPFLCTFCGKRFTQKVELICHTSVHTGEKPFACSLCDKRFSCKRYLTKHSLTHNGEKPFVCTYCGKRFMEKGSLSKHTIAHTGEKPFSCSVCHKRYLYKHHLTRHSLAHTGEKPFP encoded by the exons ATGTTCCCTTCTCCTCACCAAATGAGCTTCTTCAAAGCATTCTCATCCT ACGTCACTATAAAACAGCTTCACCCTGAGAAGCACGAGCCCCTCCACattgaagaggaggaggaggagatgcCATACATGAAACAGGAGGCGGAGCCAGAGACCCCTTACATtaaagaagaagaggaggaagatGAAATCTCCAAGTCTCCAATGACTGTCCGTGTAAAGAGTGAAGAAGATAAAGGTCCAAGCGAAGAGAGTGGAGCAGCGAAATTGTCGCGTGTCAGCCCATTTCAGCACCCGACAACAAAAGGAGAAAGACGATCGACACCGATCAGCCTGTTAGCTCCGCCCTCGGACAGCGACAATGTAATGTCACACTCTTCTGACTTTCACACTGATGAGGAGGTTAATGACTTGGACCGAAATGCTTCAAAATTCTTAAACAAGCCATCATTGAAAAAAGACATAGAAGTGGTTGGGAAACATTTTACCTGCTGCTTTTGTAGTAAAACATATTCTGGGAAACGGTACTTAAAAAGACACATGCTTACACACACCGGGGAGAAGCCTTTTGgctgcacattttgtggtaaaagattcactgaCGAGGTATATTTGAACGAACACACAAGAACGCATACTGGAGAGAAGACTTATGCCTGctcactttgcgataaaagattcgtTGATAAGACAACTTTCAACAAAcatgcaaaaacacacacatcagagaagccttttgtctgcacatcttgtggtaaaagatttacCCTAAAGAAAGGATTAAACCAACACATAAGAACACACTCTGGAGAGCAGCCTTTCATCTGCACAAATTGTGGTAAACGGTTCGCTGATAAGGGAGGTTTAAGCAAACACACAatgacacacactggagagaagccttttgtctgcacattttgtggtaaacgTTTCACCGCTAAGGGAAATTTAAAGAAACACACattaacacacactggagaaaagccttttccctgctcagtttgcCATAAAAGATTCTCTCGGAAAGAATTACTGAAGTATCACACTATTacgcacactggagaaaagccttttctctgcacattttgtggtaaaagattcacccagAAGGTAGAATTAATATGTCACACAAGTGTACACACTGGGgaaaagcctttcgcctgctcactttgcgataaaagattttcttgCAAGCGTTACTTAACAAAACACTCGCTTACACAcaatggagagaagccttttgtctgcacatattGTGGTAAAAGGTTCATGGAGAAGGGAAGTTTAAGCAAACACACAAtcgcacacactggagaaaaacctttttcctgctcagtttgccaTAAACGATATCTCTATAAGCATCACTTAACAAGACACTCGCttgcacacactggagagaagccttttcccTGA
- the LOC130916170 gene encoding uncharacterized protein LOC130916170 isoform X2 — translation MFPSPHQMSFFKAFSSYVTIKQLHPEKHEPLHIEEEEEEMPYMKQEAEPETPYIKEEEEEDEISKSPMTVRVKSEEDKGPSEESGAAKLSRVSPFQHPTTKGERRSTPISLLAPPSDSDNKRAFVPIRANYPC, via the exons ATGTTCCCTTCTCCTCACCAAATGAGCTTCTTCAAAGCATTCTCATCCT ACGTCACTATAAAACAGCTTCACCCTGAGAAGCACGAGCCCCTCCACattgaagaggaggaggaggagatgcCATACATGAAACAGGAGGCGGAGCCAGAGACCCCTTACATtaaagaagaagaggaggaagatGAAATCTCCAAGTCTCCAATGACTGTCCGTGTAAAGAGTGAAGAAGATAAAGGTCCAAGCGAAGAGAGTGGAGCAGCGAAATTGTCGCGTGTCAGCCCATTTCAGCACCCGACAACAAAAGGAGAAAGACGATCGACACCGATCAGCCTGTTAGCTCCGCCCTCGGACAGCGACAAT AAACGTGCATTTGTACCAATCAGAGCAAACTATccgtgctga
- the LOC130916151 gene encoding zinc finger protein 436-like yields MEKRSDNLLKSGSEIGHVNRQLRRSYDVNFKMMVINDAESSNNCKAAVKYGVTECNVRRWRAQKDRLKNAHSQRKAFRGPQSGRFQELEWRVCAYVYEKQKDGMPISRAAIQLRAVDIAKELNIPTGDFKASIGWCKRMIRRNGLTLRRRTSLARRMPSDFGENLLSFQRYVITLRKNHSYPLDHIGNADQKPVFFDMPKPVTVHKKDITEEDLHLEKHDAPHVIQESEMLYIKQEADPETPSMKEEKQEDEIPNFPQTVSVKIEEEGPSDSLFEHLTTKVQDLHPEKHDPPHVKRESELEMPHNKQEAEPEILCMIEKEQQDEVPKSPMIVRVKSEEDEGPSEESRAVKPLSDHLFQHMTAKGEGRSQQAGLLAPLSDSDDVTSHSSDFNSDEEDVDFDQNVSKLSNKSSLKRETKERMGKKRFACSLCNKRLSTKQEVTRHTRTHTGEKPFVCTCCDKRFYMKHELTIHMRTHTGEKPFACSICGKRFSQQLSRHMKTHTRETPFACRLCDIGFCTRQELNRHRLTCLEERPFSCTFCDKSYSEKGLLKKHVRTHTEEKPYVCIRCGKRFWGKNHLKIHTRTHTGEKPFACSFCGKRFTEKGNLKMHIKSHTGEKPFDCSLCDKRYCTKQDLTRHTRTHTGEKPFACSDCGKRFTWKRYLTNHTKTHTTEKPFS; encoded by the exons tcgcctaaaaaatgctcacagtcagagaaaagctttccgtGGTCCTCAGAGCGGCCGCTTCCAAGAACTTGAATGGAGGGTGTGCGCGTACGTGTACGAGAAACAAAAGGACGGGATGCCCATCAGCAGAGCTGCCATTCAGCTCAGGGCCGTGGacatagccaaagagctaaacaTACCCACGGGTGACTTCAAAGCAAGCATCGGCTGGTGTAAAAGAATGATACGGCGTAACGGACTAACGCTGCGACGCAGAACAAGTCTAGCCCGGCGCATGCCCTCTGACTTTGGAGAGAATCTGTTGTCTTTTCAGCGCTATGTAATCACCTTAAGGAAAAATCACTCTTACCCACTGGATCATATTGGCAATGCTGATCAGAAACCTGTGTTTTTTGACATGCCAAAACCTgtcactgtacacaagaaag ACATAACTGAAGAAGATCTTCACCTGGAGAAGCACGATGCCCCCCATGTTATACAGGAGTCGGAGATGCTGTATATCAAACAGGAGGCGGATCCAGAGACCCCCAGcatgaaagaagaaaaacaggaaGATGAAATCCCCAACTTCCCACAGACTGTCAGTGTGAAGATTGAAGAAGAAGGTCCAAGTGACAGCTTATTTGAACACCTAACGACAAAAG TGCAAGATCTTCACCCTGAGAAGCACGATCCCCCCCATGTTAAACGGGAGTCTGAGTTGGAGATGCCGCATAACAAACAGGAGGCGGAGCCTGAGATCCTTTGCATGATTGAAAAAGAACAGCAAGATGAAGTCCCCAAGTCTCCAATGATTGTCAGAGTGAAGAGTGAAGAAGATGAAGGTCCAAGCGAAGAGAGCAGAGCTGTGAAACCTCTGAGCGACCACTTATTTCAACACATGACAGCAAAAGGTGAGGGACGGTCGCAACAGGCCGGCCTCTTAGCACCGCTCTCAGACAGCGACGACGTAACATCACACTCCTCTGACTTTAACTCTGATGAGGAGGATGTTGACTTTGaccaaaatgtttcaaaattatCAAACAAGTCATCATTGAAAAGAGAGACCAAAGAACGCATGGGTAAGAAACGTTTTGCCTGCTCACTTTGCAATAAGAGACTTTCTACGAAGCAAGAGGTAACAAGACACactcgtacacacactggagagaagccttttgtctgcacatgttgcgataaaagattttataTGAAGCACGAGTTAACAATACATAtgcgaacacacactggagagaagccatttgcctgctcaatttgtggtaaaagattctccCAGCAATTAAGTAGACACATGAAAACACACACGAGAGAAACTCCTTTCGCCTGCAGACTCTGCGATATTGGATTTTGTACGAGGCAAGAGTTAAATAGACACAGGCTTACATGCTTGGAAGAAAGACCTTTCTCCTGCACATTTTGTGATAAAAGCTACTCTGAGAAGGGACTATTAAAGAAACACGTAAGAACACACACTGAGGAGAAGCCTTATGTCTGCATacgttgtggtaaaagattttgggggaaaaatcatttaaaaatacacacacgtacgcacactggagaaaagccttttgcttgctcattttgtggtaaaagattcaccgagAAGGGAAATTTAAAAATGCACATAAagtcacacactggagagaagccttttgactGCTCACTTTGCGATAAACGATACTGTACGAAGCAAGATTTAACAAGACACAcgcgaacacacactggagaaaagccttttgcctgctcggattgtggtaaaagattcacctgGAAGAGATACCTAACAAATCacacaaaaacccacactacgGAGAAACCTTTTTCATGA